CGCGTTCGGAGCGCAAGAAAGATGCTGTTTGTACTCGTAGTCCTTGTACTCTTTGGTAGCGATAGGCCATCCGTTCCGCGCTTCCGTGAGCGCGGAACGGCTACCATCCTGCCAGGAGGGCGCACCACCATTTTGGTCCTCGCGGTGTCGTTCCCCTAAATTCTAGAAACCCGTCGGTGTGCTCCGTGAAACCGCGCCGCCGTTTATCTTCGGATCTCGCGCGGTTTATTCGTGATTTTACTTGACGACCGTTCAACGTTGACGATCGCAACATTGTAAAACAATGCCTGCGGTGGTCGCGAATCGATGAAGCCGTTTCGAGAGCAAAGAAATCGAGGCTCGGGTGTCTCGGACACTTCGTTCGAGAGGCCGTGCTCTTTTTAAACCGAGTTTCACGCCTGACCAACGCCAATCTCACCAGATTTCTAATAATAGCCACGAGGATCGTCAAGACTACGTATCTCCGGTGAGACGAAAGCGTTGGCGGATTGAAAGATTATTCGACAGCGCAAGCGCGCCATACGCGCAAATAGCGAGCGGGTGCACGTCACGGAGATCTGTACGCTGTACTTGCACACGAAGACTCGCATTCGGCTACTCCGATACGCGAACAGAAATAACGATGATAACAATGTCGTGTTTGTTGCATACAACGGAAGAATGTATTCTTCGTGAAAAGCGAAGGCGTCGAAGGCTGGTAAAGTAAGAATAAAACGAACAGGTAGAACGTAGAACGGAGAATTCGGGGGAAGAGATACGAATTAATTGCCCGACGAGTCATGGAAGAAACGAAGCATAGATGACTCTGTTACATTCGAGAACGGGGCTTTAGAGTAAACTTTGTTATCGTACTTGATTCAGATAGGATTCGGTAACGATATGAAACCGTTATCGATGCATTTGGAAGTACCTTGATTAAACGGTGGTCATATTCGCGCTTCGACCAAGCGTGCTCCGACTTCGGAGAAAGAACTCGGGaaacaggtatttttcaattgtcACCGTCCGCGTTAACAACACTCGCGAATGATAAGAGAAAGTGCTAGAATGGATCCGTGATAAAGCGTTACGCAAGCTCGTTCGGCTTTAGATTAGATACACAGCCCGACGTATCTGCGCTGTTTTTCGGCAGGAACCAAAATGGCGGAGTGCCGGAGTGTAGCGAGCTCCGTCGCGTTTCAGAAAGGTCCGGAGAACCGCCGTGAATGCAGCGAGAAGCCATAACGCGATTAAGATTCCGAGGTAACTATTAACACAGGAATCATTAGCGCTAACAAGCTGTAAactaatttcaatggaaataccGACTTCGAGCTTCTTCCGAACGACCGGTTTCGGTTTCTTTTCGATGAACTCGCCAGGATGTTAATCAGCATTTACGCGATGCTGCTAATTATTTCTCGCAATTTTCGTCGACGAAATAGAATGGCGACCGCGATCGCTCGATGACTGAACGAAGAACGAAGCCCTGGTGTTTCTGTTAATTAATACACCGGGGGTCCTCGGGACAAAGGCAGGTAGTGGGGTCGTTGAAAAATTTCGGCATGATCGCCACGCCCATTGAATACGCGTTTATTCCAGTGTACCGAGGGGTGGTCAACATGTCGGGAAACAGCCCGTGAAGTAGGCTGCGGTAACCGACACGTAGTCCTCTTTAAGTCACATACCTGAAGACGTTAAGTGTTTTATGAAGGTAAAAAATACTACTGGGTAAACGCACTAAGTGGATGATATCCTTTTGCAGATAAAATCGTGGAAGATTAACGATTAGCCTATTAAGTTGGAAGGGCGTGCTAATTCTTCGCTGAAATTACCACCCTACCGCACCTGCGTTTATTCTGTAGTAATTTGTGTTTGCTTATGATTACAGGGGTTTATATCGAAATAATATCGCATTAATGTTTCTCTTGAGCGTTTTAGCTGTTGTTAGGGTTCCCCATCAACGGCCAGCTTCGTTCTCGGGAGCGTGGCGTAAAAATTGAAGGTTTTAAACAGAAAAGCCGTGTCCCGGCCCAACGTTGGCCCTCAATTCCCTTTCGTTTGCTTTTCCATTAGCAACGTGGACAGAGATTTTCGAACGAAAGAAGGTTCTTAGGGCTACGCTATAGGGAATACTCGATCGAGTCGAAAGGTGACGTCACGCGACAAAACCTGACGCGCGAGCTGAAGTAAAGTCGACTTTCGCGGCCGTATCGCAAAATCAAAAGTCCGAAGATCGTAAGTGAAATGAGCATCGGCAATAAAACTCCGGCGGCGTGCGCACATAATCTGTCTGGTTTTATCCGGCGATGGGCATCCCGTGCGTCCTGCGGCGGCAGGAGGACACCAACCGGCGCACAGGTTTTCCACCGCAAACGGGTTTGCCGCGGGTTCGTTCGAACACACGCGGAAATCCATCTGGCGGCGTCTCGAGTGCCGATTTCCGTTCCAGGAGCGCTGTAATTGGAGGTTACGATcgaaaggagaagaagaggaagggaAAAGGATCCGCGAGCTAGGGGGTCGTTTCTGCGTCCGCGGCGCACGAAAGAGAGTCGGAGAAGCACAAGAAGAGGGAGAAAGCGAAAAaaacaagagagagagaaaaagagtgagagaggcagagagagagagacagagagagaaagagagaaacagagagagagagaggggagagagaaagaaggaaagagaaaacgtGAAGGACGGTAGAAAAGAGGGGTAACTAGCGAGAAGGGTGAGGTATCGGCGCAAACGAATAGAGGGGAGCTCGTAACCGGGCTGGTAACGCGGCGGTCGTCAATGGGGTGAAGGGGGAGAGTTGTCGGGCACGTTGGTGTGCCCGGTCTACTGTGCTAGTGTAGGTAGCACACGGTGAATGGAGGAGGGGTGGCCAGAAGCAAGCGCACATAGAGGAGTGGAGAGAAAAACGACTCGCACGGGCAGGCAGCAAGcaggcaaggcaaggcaaggcaaggcaaggcaaggcaaaGCATGGCAAGGCAAAGCAAGGCAAGGCAACCCAAGACAAGACAAGACAAGGCAAGGCAAGCCAAGCCAAAGCAAAGCGAGGCGAAGGCAAGGCAAGACAAGGCAAGTCGAGCCAGGTCTGGCGGCAGGCTAGGCAGGCTAGGCAGGCGAACAGTCGAGTTCTACAGATACGATATACGCTTCGAAGGGGGGCAGGAGAGAGCGGTTGTGCTCCGAGGGAGAGACGAGGACAAAGAAGGCCGGATCACCGAGAGGGGGGAGAAGAGAGGAGTGAAACGAAAACGGCAGGCGTAGCGAGGAGCGTGTGTACAGCCTGGAGGACAGGAGAGAAAGACGATGGAGGGGACGAGTCGGGAACGAGATAGggggcgcgcggcgaaggggccACGGGATCGCGGTAGAAGGGAGTGACAGGAGAGACGGCGGAGACGGTAGGGGAAAGGGCATATCCCACTCGGGGTTTCGGTTTAGTTTGGCGTGAGTCGCCGTGGTGTTCGGTGTTAGTTCGGTGTCGGCGTCCGTTTCCCCGCACGCTCGATGTCGTTCATTTCCGCGGCTTAGTTCGAGAAAACGCCACGCCGTGTTTCGCGGCGCCGTCGTACGGCTCGTGTGCGGGTTCGCatcgttctttctttccttcttcttcctcctttttttccctccggtcctctctccttctctctctctttcgttcctgctccttctttttttcccaTTTGATTTCGCGATCCCGTGGTCGGCCAGGCCCCTGGCGTTCTTCCGGAGTCTGGCCGCTAAAGGTGAAAGTATAAATCCCGCGTCGGTGGAGAGCTCGTGCTCGAATGAGTGCCAGGGAAGCTGCTGGCCGTTGCTCGCGATTCTCGCGTACACGTCGGGCACGCGACATAGCAGTCGTCGTTGTTGCCTGGGACACCCCGCGCCTCCAGTTCACAACAGCCGGAGTTCACCGCGGAGGCTGCTGAACGTTGGGAAACACCGATCGAGACCTGTCTCGCATCTCTCCTGTCCCCCAACGCCGAATACGACACCCCCCGTGTGCTCCGAGTTTCGACACGACGAACCTTTACACGTCCGGGGACCAAGCATGAGTCTACGCCACCGTAGAGGATAGCGTTTGCCACTCTACGAACCATCGCATGCTCGCACGTAAGTAAACCCACCGACACACTCTGCCAACCGCGGAGATACATAGCCGCTTTCGAGCGTGTTACGCTTGTGTGAACGGAGACCTACACCTCGCCGGTTGAATGCTGAGAAACGACAGAGAGGAATAGTGCCGGAAAAAGATGGATAGAcggggagagagatagagaggaaCAGGGTGAGACGGAGTCAcggagagagtgagaggaagAGGGCGGTTTCCTCCATCTTTTTCTCTCCCCCCACCTCCCCCCTCTTCTCTCTCCCTACGTCCCACCTTtcctgtctctctctgtctcccccGTTCCTGTCCCACTCTCGTCTCTCTCGTTATTACTCTTTTTCCCCTCTCCTCGCTCTATCCTCTCGCGTGTGTCCCCTCCTTCTTCAACCCGGCTCGCCTCTCGCTCTCGCACGCGCGCTCCTCTACTGGGTGTCTCAAAATACACGCCGCTCACCCTGCCAGAACTTAAACGCGACGCGGGTTACCTTATAATCGATTTATCGTTCCACGAAACCGTCTTACTTAATAGTTAATCCGACGTTCTATTCGATAATTCAACGTGCCGCCGATATGGAACCGCCTGTAGACGGGAACTGCAACTGTTGCAACATCGTCCCCACTCCAGCGGCTAGAATTTTCGGTTGGATAATGTAGCAATATCGCTCCGTGCCGGATGAATCTCGCCTGTTACGTCGCCATCATCTGCCGTACTAGAATTATACGTCTTTAACGTTTATTCTAGGACGTTAGCTACCCTCTCTACTGGAGCCTCGGCTATAGCGCGTGCGAACGAGACGTACACGCGAAACTTTTGTAACCGTAACGCCGAATTTCCGCGATACCATTGATTCTGGATGCTGGGGACAGATTTCGGAGCACTCGCCTCGGGGGGAATTACTTGGGACAGTATACTCGCGTGTAATAACGCCTCGCAGGTCGAATCTACCCCTTCCAACGCGGTCTCTACTAATTGTTCCCGTGAAGATTCGCAAATGAATTCTCTTCGGTGGATTCGGATAACTTTACTACGCGAATGAAACCGTTGCTACGATACGCTGACGGTCGTTGTATGTCTAGTTATAACACGGATAAACGTTTAAATTTCAAACGGTTAAAGGGAAAAGTTGAAATCTAAAGGCACCGTGTCAATCGGAGCACTTAACGTCCCATCATTACCGTTAAGCGCTTGTATTTCTCATCGGATCTTAATGAGCAGTTATCAATAGCCTAGCGAGGTCCTCCTGGTAAAAATAAGTCGAGATCGATCTCGTTCAGGCACATTGTTGCCCGTGAGAGTTTCTCGGAGCATGGCTGTTAGACGCAGTCGAGCCACGAATTCTTGAAGGAAAAATTGGTTTGCCCTCGTTGACTCGTGAACGACGAGTACGGGCGAGGAACtggggagagaaaaaagaggaaaacgaaAAGGGAGAGACCGCTCCGAAGTTCGGTGCTCCACCTGGGCCAGGCGTTATCGCACGCTGTTAACGCGTCCACcgtggtggtcaccgatgaccggcaCTTCCGAATCGTTTTAAATTAACACGTCCACGAGCAGCGTTCATTCCATCGATCCTTACACTGATGAAAACATTGCATAGAAAACGATGTTGGACACCAGACTTTACCAGAAGACTTCGATATTAGagttaattcattttctttacgCGAGATAGAAAATATCGAGCATCGCAGATACGCGACGCCGGTCGCGGTCGTGTTAAACAATTACATAATTACGAATCGCTCCCATTTGTCTCCGCTGTAAACGAATAAGCCGCACCACGCGAAGAGCTCGAGATTCTCGTGGTAGTGAACGCGTTAAGGCCAGAGGTAACGAGCCGCGTGTTTTGGAGCGGCCTGTATCCGTACTTTTTCTCACATTCGCGCCGCCTCGTCTCTCGTCCTCGACGAAATCGGTCGGTGCGCGTTCGCGATACGCGCGACGATGGAATAAACATCGTGGCCGATACCAGGCGAGCCGTGGCGATGCGAGGCGGGGCGAGGGGAGGAGAAACGAGACGACGATTGCGACGATAGACTCTCGTTCGCGCGAACCGGAGAGCAGCCGACTGGCTAGCCCCGGCTAGAACGCGGCGTGATCTATCCTCTTGTCCAAAATCGATGTAACGGTCGGCCGGGACACGGGGGCATCGAAAGCTTTCCAGCTGAAAAACTCGTCGCGCCGCTTTCGTTCGGGGCGTTCGCGTCGCGATCTCGCAACGTCCGTTGCCTACGAGATACACGAGAAAACGTGTCCCTACTGATTAATCGGCTGGCCGTCCCGACGACCAGATCTCGCCGTGAAAACCGCTGTTAGTTACGCGGGAAATGACGCGCGCGAGATGCCCCGGTTCGATTGGGCTCCGAAGATACGATTGAAAATTACGTCGAAAAGAGGGCACCGACACGGGCCAGCACGTTATCGACGCGTGACGATGGGCCTAGTCGTGTTGCAACGACGACAGAAAAATCGGCGAATCGGTAGAAATGTGATTACCCAATCGTTTTCGATTTCCAGCTCGGACGATCAGCGTCACGTGGGAAACGATCGCAATATTTTCCGGCAGCGGAATACACGTTTCTTTTTTCGCAAGCCCGACAGTCGTGCGAGGCTGGACGGCTGATCGAACGGACGCCTTTCTTCTGCGATCTCTCTGTACACGGTCGCTAAGGTTACTTCGAATCACGGTCTCTTCCGGCCGGTAGGGTCGTCGTCTCCCTACTCTCGTTTCTTGGGGTACGAGCGTATATAGAAGCCTGCGGCGGAGGGATCGGAGAGCAGCTGGGGGTCTATCTGTAGCCTCGCATGATGCCCGATAACGCGGCCAAAGTTTCGCGAAAGAAAATCCGAAACGTTTCGACCGGAACGACGCGATCGGCTTTACGGTGCTCCGACTCTCGATAGGACGGAGGAACAATGAGAATATTATACCACTGAGAAGACACTTAGGATAAACTGGAGGATTCTTAATAGGCGTCTCACGGGAAGTGCAGAATCGTTAGATTGTCGCGTACATTCCTTCTGTTAGAGTATTTCTAGGAACTTCACGGAAGGCGATCGTTTAACCTGCCAGATCTCGTCGCACTTCTTCCAATCATCGACAGTGAGAAACCTCTCACGATGTCAGGAAAGCTGTCTAAAGTTGCCAATGGTTACAATGGGTTCTAGAAAATTGTCTAAAAAGATTGACAACCGAGTTTCCGAACGAACTCGACCATCGAACTGAACAGTCCTCGGAAAGGTCCGGTATTCGAGAATGAAAGAGCAGAGATACTCGCGGAACTTTGCAACTGCCCGCTAGTGGTAGCTAGTTCGAGAGTTTCGAAGGGGTAGTCGGATCGTTTTCGCTGATACGATTGAGATCGGTCCTGCGCTGTCATCGCTCGCGATCCTGTTCGAGAATGTTACTTCTCACGGAGCAGACCGATATAAATAGACGAAGCACTAAGACATCGCGAGACGTTCGGTGTGTATACGGTGGCCGACTCGGGGTCCAAATGGTCTACGACTAATTTCTAACGAGATAATTGGCCGTAATGCGCGGCGTGCCAGCCTTTGTCCGCGACGGGGATCTCGTGGTCGCTCGCGACGATGAGAAACGAGTTAACGCTTCCCGATTCCAGGGCCGACGAACCCCGGTCGGTGTGGACGGGCCTTTATTTAGGCGCGTCCCTGCATTCGCGACACGTGCTGCACTCGAGGAATAGCCGCCGCGAGTCTCCGTGTAGACGGATACGAACGGGCGAACGAGGAATAACGAGATCTCCGGGCTGCTCTTGAAGAGTAACTTCAATCCGTTAACCGGCGAGGACGAAGGAACTCGAGTAAACGCATTCACCAGCGTTCCCGCTAAAAAGAAGAATCGCTCTATTCCTCCTCCTGTCTCGAAAAACGCGAGTCCTTTCACGACGCAACACCGACGATCAGAGATTCCGCGGATGTCGGATGTAACGAGTCAGAGAAAATCAAGGAATCAAATCGGATCTTGCGTTTCATAGAGGAATATCTGATCGCTACGAAGATACTATTGCACTGTATCTGTTCCGTTTTCCATCGACGACGTTAACGAATGTACATTAGCATCTGAAAGTTATCGAGTTACTCCGCAAAAATGACAATACGGATAAGCTTGTTGAGCGAACGAACGCGTCGATTCACGGGAGTTAGCAAACGAGAGTTTCCGTGTTTGATCCGGTAACTTGGATAAAAAATGAGGCGAGCGATTCGAAAGTTTTGGCCGATAGCGTAAGTCGGGGAATTGAGAATAATTCTCAGTCACAACTCCGTATCTGTTTGAGCGATTAACGGGGCTGCCTCTGGCCGTATTCGCGCTAGCCACCGCTCGAGGACTCGATCGTCGTCGCCGACAAAAACCGGGCGGCGTTAATTTTCTTGGCAACGATAACGAGCGTCGAGGAGCGAGTTTATCACGGTTGTATCTCTCTCGGCGCGAAATACCGCGATATTCGATCAATACCGGCAGGTATTCGACGGCACACGCGTTTTCGTTCGCGTAGCAAGGGCTGCTGGTACTGGTGCCGGTGTTGGTGCTGGTACTGGTGCTGTTTGGCGGTTTCGCTGCGCCGCGACGGCGGCAGGCGAGTGGAAAAACGGAAAGGACAATTCTCCGAGCGGGGAGAACGAGGATAAAACGCACCCGTATACCTACCGGGTGGTTGGAACCCGATGGAGGGGGACCGAGAACGAGGCAACGGGATTCTAGCTACCTGAGAAACCTTCGGGAAAGTGGGCTAAACACCGTGACACGGCCTAACCGTTCCCTAGGCCGCGTGCGATTTGTCCGAGAAGCTTTTGCGAATTATCCTTGCTCGGTCTAGGctcgtctcgtttcgtttcgtttcggtaTCGGTTCGTATTTATCGCGTGGACGTTTCGTGGAAAGAGATTATCGGGAACACGACTCGAGAAAATATAGAACCAGTCGGATCGTCGTGGCGAAAATGAAGCGAGATGGTACGGACAGGGCACAAACTGCGGAGTATAGGAACAACTTGGAATATAAACGAGACACGTTCGTTTATATGTACTAGATAAGTAACGATACTGGATCCGGTACGGCTAAACAGTAGAGAATGGGATAGAGTTTATTGTAAGTGGCCGTCTCGCGAGTAGCTCAGGAAAGAAAAGCGACACGTTCGAGCAGACTCGAATCTTGAGGAGATAAGCTCGAAGTCGTTGAAACCCTTTGGAAAATCTATCCGATAGTTTCGGCTATAGCGGAATCTTAATTAAGTTGTTTCGATCTCCCTTACGGGTAGTGTCATCGGAACTCTGCATACTCGCAACGCGTAAATTCGCTGAGTTTCGAGATCGAATTGAACTCGTTTAAATTAAAACTGTTGTGTTATCATTGGCTGGACCGCTGAACCGAAACGCCAACGTCGAGAGTGCATTTCATTTGTTTAGCATTGAGGTTTTCCGGAATGTGGAATCACGTCGTTTTGTGTTTCTCGTTACAGGTATCATCACGGACAGTTCCGTTCCACAATAAGAAAAATGTCGGGAGCGGGCAAAAGGACTTACCTCCGCGAGGTGAATCCCTATCTCGTTTGCCTGTTGTGCAGGGGGTACCTCATAGACGCGACCACCGTCGTCGAGTGCTTGCATTCGTGTAAGTGAATCGAATCGGTCGAGGATGATATTTCTCGGCTCTGTCTGGCCTGGGACGGATAATGATATGCTTACTTGTTCTTTTCCTCTGCTGTTTCCAGTTTGCAGAAGCTGTATTTTGAAGCATCTGAACACGGAGGCCCAGTGTCCGTCTTGCAAACATGTTCTCAACAAGGCGAAGCCGAACATTAAGTATGTTCGTCGTTTTATTCATCGACGAAACGAATCGTTTAAATACCGAGCAGATGTTTAGATCGATCGTGTTTGATTTCAGAGCGGACAAGGCGTTGCAAGAAATCGTGTACAAATTAGTTCCCGGATTGTATCACAAAGAGATGCGCAAGAGAAGAGAGTTCTACAAGAAACATCCGGAGCATGGTAACGTTTCAACTTTTACTGTTCCTATATCATCCCTCTCGGAAAGCGTTCGAACAAAATCGCGCTCGAGTGGATGCAGAAATTTATAGAACGTATTAATACGAAAGTATTCTCGTAATTATTCATTGGGATACGAATGTTCGCATCAATACTTAATTCGTATTAAAGCAAccgtttcatttattattaatgcgAATTCCTCGATGACTGGCGTAACTTGAAAATAAACTTTCCAGCGGATTTCGCGACACCGGAGCAACGCGGCGAAGACGTTAGCGGAAGACTGATCTTCGCTCCGGAGGATGCGGTCAGTTTGAGCTTAGAGTACCTGCCACCCGGGGCAGATCCTCTGACGATTCTGCTCAGCACCAGCGACGACGCGAACAACTTGAATGGATTAAACAACCACAATAACAACAGCAGTAGTGGTAACAGTAACACCGGAAATCATAATATGAACTCCACGAGCAACAGACGGTACCTTCAGTGTCCCGCGCTGGTGACTATAGCGCATCTAAAGAAATTCCTGGCTTTGAAGTACAGCGTCGACATGACCAGATATACGATTGAAATTTGCCATCGGCGTGCTCCACTTCCGGAACACTGGACGCTCATGGACGTCGCTTACATTTACGCGTGGAAAAGGGTATGCCTTTACTGTCATTAACGCTTCGCAGTCGAAGGATTTATTCACTcatattaccagcaactcgtAGTAATTTCAATAGAACAAAGATTCTAACAAGCATTCgcatataattaaatgatatgcgcgtaaaaagaaaactgatagctctattttattgtatattcattgaatatgaattcaaatgttataatatacataaagatCAAATTTTACAGTGTATTATGACAAATCTTAAATGGTTCCGCTCCGGagttctcgagtgcaaagtgttaacttaAGCAGGGAAAACGATAAATTCGCCTAGAAAACACTTGTCCCAGCATGTAACGTACGATCATCTTGTTTTCAGAATGCACCGATGCGATTTTTTTACCGAGTAGCCTTGGAGGAGCAGCGATTGGAGGTACCACCTCACGACAGGCCTTCCACTCCCGGTTTGGGCGCAAGTTTACCTCCAGTGGACGCAGCAGTCATCTCTATGCCAGACAACGTGAACAAGGAAAACACGCAGAGCAACGTGGAATCGAAGCCTGAGATCGAGAAAACGAAGAATCGCGAGGAGAGAGCCACGTTAGACGCCAGGAACGAAGTTCCAAGTGAGAAGATGCGGGTTTCGAGTGGACAGAAGCTCGCGGCGGAACCCAAGAACGTCGAGGCGAAAGCGGAACAACCGTTGAGCAGTGCCGCGGTGTCGACTACAGTCACATCGACGACGATTTCACTCGGCACGACGAATACGACGAATACGACGACTACGACAACCACGCCGGTGACTAATACGAGTCCTTCTACTACCACCGCGAATAACGAGGGTACGAAACAAATTAAAACGCCCATCAAGATACTCAAGAATCCAGACGGACGGTACGAAGTGTTGAGAAGCCCGGCCATCAGCTGGAACTCGAAGGAACAGAGCTCAACGAGCACAGAGCCGAAATCGTCCAGCCCCGAGTTCAGCGTGGTCAGCATAGGCAGCGGGCAGAACTCAAACGGCGTGAAGATAACGCTGAAGCAATGCACGCCGAACAATACGAGCCCCAAGAAACCTAAGGTTATCAGCAACGTTTTGTTGCATTGCGGCCAGACGGAGAAAGACGCGGCGAGCGCGTTGGTCATCCAACAGATCCAAAGAGACCGGGAGAAGCAACAAGCGGACAAACAAGAGAAGCAGAGACGCAGGGTCACGTTCATGGATCGATCGACTCCCGAGAAGCCAGTGAACAACGCGTTGAAAGCCACGCCGAAGAGACCCGGCGAGCAACAAGAGAAGAAACAATTCCTTCAAGGGTTCCAATTGACCGCTAGAGAAACGGGGACCGATTCCTTATTGGACTCGAGTTCGAAGTTGACCGAGGCCAGTGCCACCGGTGATCCTAGCGATGCTCAAACCAAGAGTAACAACGGCGCgacgaaaaaggaagagaaCTCGAAGATCGAGGCGTCGGTCAGCGCGGATGGACAGAATAAAAATAACGTGGAGAACGGTACTGGTGTTAATGCGATCGGATGCACCGCGAACGCGAGTAAACGCGTGCCAACGGTGAGCGGAATTAGCGGCAATGCGCGAGTGAATGCGAACAAACAGTGCAGTGACGTGGATACGCGAGCGTTCGGTTATGCGAAGAGTTCTAGTGCGACCACCGTGAACGTGAACGTTAACGCTACCGGTAATCCCGCGAAAGTCGATGTGTATACTTTCTCCAACGACCCACCGGTGGTCCCAGCAGGAGCGGTTAAGAGGAAATGTCCACCGGGTTTGCCGATCTTCGACGTTAAACGCAAGAGGCAGCAACAGGTTCACACGCAGACCGCGAAGAAACAGGCACCTGTTACGGTACCATCCTCCCCTCTGCCGACTACCATTCCGAACAACGTCAAATCACCTCGGAAGCTGGCTACCGAGCATGTTATCCCCACGAAGAGACCGACCACCGTAATCGGAGAAGCTGGTCCCAGTCGAGCTCCACCCACGCAGTGCCCGAAATCCCCTTCGAATCCAATGCTCTCGAATGACACGAGAAACATCTTAGACGGCTGCGGACTGAACATCCCCGCGAGTCTCAGCATAACTCTGACCGCGCCGAAATCCCCGGGCAGTAGCGGTGGCTTCGTGGAGCCGAACGATTCCAAAGATAATCGAAAGAACGCGCTGGGAAAGGTGAGCCCCAGCATCACTTTGAACGATCGATCCGTGGATCCGCGTGTATTGAAAGCACTGAAGGCTGGCCAGATTAAGATGCCAGCGCCGCCTAAACCGAGGCAGACCAAGCAACCGGAGCGGGAGATGAACCAACAACGACAAACACCCACCGGAAAGCGAAAGAGAGAGCAGGAGTCTAGGGACATCCTGGACCTGAGCGGCGGAAAGAAAGTGGATATGCATCCTCTGAGAATACCGCAACCAGTTGCTAAGTTGAAAGCGAAGTCGTCGATCAGAGACAACATGCCGAACATGTCCGACCAGGGCCAGGTGGTAACACTGATGGGTGGTCACAGGTATTACAGAGCACCACCTGGTTCCCTGACTCCGGCAGCTCATCGAGTGAGCGACTGT
This is a stretch of genomic DNA from Nomia melanderi isolate GNS246 chromosome 1, iyNomMela1, whole genome shotgun sequence. It encodes these proteins:
- the LOC116432136 gene encoding uncharacterized protein LOC116432136, translating into MSGAGKRTYLREVNPYLVCLLCRGYLIDATTVVECLHSFCRSCILKHLNTEAQCPSCKHVLNKAKPNIKADKALQEIVYKLVPGLYHKEMRKRREFYKKHPEHADFATPEQRGEDVSGRLIFAPEDAVSLSLEYLPPGADPLTILLSTSDDANNLNGLNNHNNNSSSGNSNTGNHNMNSTSNRRYLQCPALVTIAHLKKFLALKYSVDMTRYTIEICHRRAPLPEHWTLMDVAYIYAWKRNAPMRFFYRVALEEQRLEVPPHDRPSTPGLGASLPPVDAAVISMPDNVNKENTQSNVESKPEIEKTKNREERATLDARNEVPSEKMRVSSGQKLAAEPKNVEAKAEQPLSSAAVSTTVTSTTISLGTTNTTNTTTTTTTPVTNTSPSTTTANNEGTKQIKTPIKILKNPDGRYEVLRSPAISWNSKEQSSTSTEPKSSSPEFSVVSIGSGQNSNGVKITLKQCTPNNTSPKKPKVISNVLLHCGQTEKDAASALVIQQIQRDREKQQADKQEKQRRRVTFMDRSTPEKPVNNALKATPKRPGEQQEKKQFLQGFQLTARETGTDSLLDSSSKLTEASATGDPSDAQTKSNNGATKKEENSKIEASVSADGQNKNNVENGTGVNAIGCTANASKRVPTVSGISGNARVNANKQCSDVDTRAFGYAKSSSATTVNVNVNATGNPAKVDVYTFSNDPPVVPAGAVKRKCPPGLPIFDVKRKRQQQVHTQTAKKQAPVTVPSSPLPTTIPNNVKSPRKLATEHVIPTKRPTTVIGEAGPSRAPPTQCPKSPSNPMLSNDTRNILDGCGLNIPASLSITLTAPKSPGSSGGFVEPNDSKDNRKNALGKVSPSITLNDRSVDPRVLKALKAGQIKMPAPPKPRQTKQPEREMNQQRQTPTGKRKREQESRDILDLSGGKKVDMHPLRIPQPVAKLKAKSSIRDNMPNMSDQGQVVTLMGGHRYYRAPPGSLTPAAHRVSDCPIPTPARTPVYAPGLSSPMSNNRSGTNLSSVFPSLQSLYALSQAPNLQQFQMDARLRLPRPTDVNSSGINIDNRSVNSSLPGKSHLAAQCAPVKPARSSVAPLAVPISKQPQQQQQQQQQQQQQQQPSERSPTAATACLNRVLANEINKTASFRTNDSLDSTDSGQQQLSVQTKYPATAESNNRYSPRSSTNNTGNSEDKMSTEIPRDSSVESNNDSKKEPPDDSTRQTPHREAASPRVSSTASPSPPPGDNSSNANNENVAGRNDNVSTGSNGIDNDVPAPSPAKNNSTAEVSSSKSPASPDSSSVTIESSPSSKGCSTVEQGFPSPSDGSKPTSERSTKTENAVADETTTTDTEKKPAFKQSDAKQLTSEMFQKRLLAAFPSNEWANNPIAAEHLGNFLKSLNASIKSEAKLEGIAAEKIEAQLACNDATTRLNNEASSKSRPDVAERS